In the genome of Sinobacterium caligoides, one region contains:
- the edd gene encoding phosphogluconate dehydratase — translation MLNTTIDRVTKRIAQRSEGTLERYRQKVQAARHSGVSRERLSCGNLAHGFAACAEPQKELLAVNRAANIGLVSAYNDMLSAHQPYFDYPEQIKRVAQQHGASCQFAGAVPAMCDGVTQGRDGMELSLMSREVVAMATAVALSHDMFDGAMMMGICDKIVPGLLMGALSFGHLPTIFVPAGPMSSGIPNAEKAKVRQQYAKGEVSKERMLEVEAASYHSAGTCTFYGTANSNQMLMEIMGLQLPGSSFVSPVSELRPLLTDLATEQLLENIENDRILAEIVGVETIVNGLIGLLSTGGSTNHLIHMVAIAAAAGIQIDWQDIAELSSAVPLLCRIYPNGSADINHFQQAGGMPFLMRELVDNGLLHNDVQTVRGESLDAYRQQPSVGPSDKIVWQPVAAESADKAVLTTVAEAFDSSGGLKLLEGNIGRSVIKLSAVAEQHHRVSAPAKVFESQQALKDAFEQGLLNSDFIAVVRYQGPQANGMPELHQLMTVLGALQDAGHKVALVTDGRMSGASGKVPAAMHMVPEALAGGVIAKIREGDLVTLDAANGQLNIEVTAEQLAERQVKHPDLVSNNTGMGRELFAPMRSLMNGAEQGATIFRW, via the coding sequence ATGTTGAATACAACGATAGATAGAGTGACCAAACGCATAGCACAGCGTAGTGAGGGTACTCTGGAGCGCTATCGACAGAAGGTGCAGGCAGCGCGTCATAGCGGCGTTAGCCGTGAGCGTTTATCCTGCGGTAATCTTGCCCACGGTTTTGCTGCCTGCGCAGAGCCGCAGAAAGAACTTTTGGCCGTGAACCGTGCGGCCAACATCGGCTTAGTCTCTGCATACAACGACATGCTTTCGGCCCACCAACCTTATTTTGATTACCCTGAGCAGATCAAGCGGGTGGCACAGCAGCATGGTGCCAGTTGTCAGTTTGCCGGAGCCGTACCCGCGATGTGCGACGGTGTCACGCAGGGGCGTGACGGTATGGAACTGTCGCTGATGAGCCGCGAAGTGGTGGCGATGGCGACTGCGGTTGCCCTATCTCACGACATGTTTGATGGCGCGATGATGATGGGTATCTGCGATAAAATTGTCCCAGGGTTGTTGATGGGGGCGCTGTCTTTTGGTCATCTACCAACGATTTTTGTACCTGCAGGGCCGATGAGTTCGGGTATCCCCAATGCCGAGAAGGCAAAGGTGCGTCAACAGTACGCTAAAGGTGAAGTGAGCAAGGAGCGAATGCTGGAAGTGGAGGCGGCTTCTTATCACTCCGCAGGTACTTGTACTTTCTACGGCACAGCCAACAGTAATCAGATGTTGATGGAGATTATGGGGCTGCAATTGCCGGGTAGTTCATTTGTGTCGCCGGTCTCGGAGTTACGACCTCTGCTGACAGACTTAGCGACAGAGCAGTTGTTAGAAAATATCGAGAACGACCGTATTCTCGCCGAGATTGTCGGTGTAGAAACGATTGTTAACGGCCTCATCGGGCTGTTATCCACAGGTGGCTCGACGAATCACCTGATTCATATGGTGGCGATCGCTGCTGCCGCCGGCATTCAGATTGATTGGCAGGATATTGCCGAGCTTTCTTCTGCGGTCCCTCTGCTTTGTCGAATTTACCCTAACGGCTCTGCCGATATTAACCATTTTCAGCAGGCCGGTGGTATGCCGTTCTTGATGCGTGAGCTGGTAGACAACGGTCTATTGCATAACGACGTACAGACTGTCCGAGGCGAGAGTTTAGATGCCTATCGACAGCAGCCTAGTGTCGGTCCGTCGGACAAAATAGTTTGGCAACCGGTTGCTGCAGAGAGTGCCGATAAGGCGGTGCTGACGACGGTAGCAGAGGCCTTTGACAGCAGTGGTGGACTGAAATTACTCGAGGGTAATATTGGCCGCAGTGTGATCAAGCTGTCGGCGGTAGCGGAACAGCATCATCGAGTATCGGCGCCGGCGAAGGTCTTTGAGTCGCAGCAGGCGCTGAAAGATGCCTTCGAGCAGGGGTTGTTGAATAGTGACTTTATTGCTGTGGTGCGTTATCAGGGGCCGCAAGCTAACGGTATGCCAGAGCTGCATCAGTTGATGACAGTGTTGGGAGCGTTGCAGGATGCTGGACACAAGGTTGCATTGGTCACCGATGGTCGCATGTCGGGTGCTTCGGGCAAGGTGCCGGCGGCGATGCATATGGTACCGGAAGCGCTTGCCGGTGGTGTGATTGCCAAGATTCGAGAGGGTGACTTAGTAACGCTCGATGCCGCGAACGGGCAGTTAAATATAGAGGTAACAGCAGAACAGTTGGCTGAACGTCAGGTTAAACACCCAGATTTAGTGTCGAACAATACAGGTATGGGGCGAGAGTTATTTGCGCCCATGCGCAGCTTGATGAATGGTGCTGAGCAGGGCGCGACGATTTTCCGTTGGTAG
- a CDS encoding bifunctional 4-hydroxy-2-oxoglutarate aldolase/2-dehydro-3-deoxy-phosphogluconate aldolase, producing the protein MSVQHGLDEVLAISPVIPVLVIDNIEDALPLARALSAGGLKVLEVTLRTEAALQAITELRAACPELIIGAGTILNSEHYRQAVAAGSQFIVSPGVCEEVLQEAEKHDVPLLPGASTLSEMMALLARGYQTLKFFPAELNGGAKFLKTVGAVIPQLRFCPTGGISPSNAGDYLQLDNVACIGGSWMASGALVAEKQWQKISADSAAAVALKN; encoded by the coding sequence ATGAGCGTGCAACATGGATTGGATGAAGTATTGGCGATAAGCCCAGTCATACCTGTACTGGTGATCGATAACATTGAAGATGCGCTACCGTTAGCCAGGGCGCTGAGCGCGGGCGGGTTAAAAGTGTTAGAGGTGACGCTGCGTACCGAGGCGGCATTGCAGGCAATCACCGAGTTGCGTGCAGCTTGCCCCGAGTTAATTATTGGGGCAGGTACTATTTTAAATTCTGAACACTATCGCCAAGCGGTGGCGGCAGGTAGCCAGTTTATTGTCAGCCCTGGTGTCTGTGAAGAAGTTTTGCAGGAAGCGGAGAAACATGACGTGCCGCTGTTGCCTGGTGCTAGCACGCTATCGGAAATGATGGCCCTGTTGGCCAGAGGCTATCAAACACTGAAGTTCTTTCCGGCAGAGCTTAACGGCGGTGCAAAGTTTCTTAAAACGGTCGGTGCTGTTATTCCTCAGTTACGTTTTTGCCCAACTGGAGGTATCTCCCCGTCTAACGCCGGTGATTATTTGCAGCTCGATAATGTTGCCTGCATTGGTGGCTCCTGGATGGCATCGGGAGCGCTGGTCGCAGAGAAACAGTGGCAAAAGATCAGTGCCGATAGTGCGGCAGCGGTTGCATTAAAGAACTAG
- the pgl gene encoding 6-phosphogluconolactonase, producing MLHEHFYASRAQLFDALSRHCLKAISQNMESDRALVFLSGGSTPKPLYQILANSPLNFSAIDWLMVDERWVDYQHEASNQRFIDDCFSSASGFALRGMKNSQPNPSAGLRELEASYQAVKSRSDICILGMGPDGHTASLFPQAAGLKQALADDCEQRVCAIEARPSAVTGSHVQRATLSINAIIDSNNLILLITGEEKLAVYQAAKSAADSIETPVAAVLQQQHTDVHVYWSP from the coding sequence ATGCTACATGAACATTTTTATGCCAGCAGAGCACAGTTGTTTGATGCGCTGTCACGGCACTGTCTTAAGGCGATTAGTCAGAACATGGAATCTGATCGAGCTTTGGTGTTTCTTTCGGGGGGAAGTACACCGAAACCGCTCTATCAGATTCTGGCTAACTCGCCGCTTAATTTTTCTGCTATCGATTGGTTGATGGTGGATGAACGCTGGGTTGACTATCAGCACGAGGCGAGCAACCAGCGTTTTATCGACGATTGTTTTAGTAGCGCTAGCGGCTTCGCGTTGCGGGGAATGAAAAATTCTCAGCCTAATCCGTCGGCAGGTTTGCGCGAACTTGAGGCGTCATATCAAGCGGTAAAGTCTCGCTCCGATATATGTATCTTAGGTATGGGGCCCGATGGCCATACAGCCTCGTTGTTTCCGCAGGCCGCAGGCTTGAAGCAGGCCCTGGCCGATGACTGCGAGCAACGTGTTTGCGCGATCGAGGCGAGACCGTCTGCTGTGACCGGCAGCCACGTGCAGCGGGCAACATTGAGCATCAACGCCATTATTGATAGCAATAATCTTATTTTATTAATCACCGGAGAGGAGAAGCTCGCCGTTTATCAAGCAGCAAAGTCCGCTGCGGATAGTATAGAAACGCCGGTGGCGGCAGTGTTACAGCAGCAGCACACCGATGTACATGTGTATTGGTCCCCCTAG
- the zwf gene encoding glucose-6-phosphate dehydrogenase: MAKVEAFDIVIFGGCGDLSLRKLMPALYRGYLEGSYSDDCRIVPTCRNKKDVDGFTTTLTVALKQHLSADEYNEALVEKFIALVRPCVVDITKHDKHWQGLADTLSAADHQSRIFYMAVAPAIYGVACKHLSKQGLINDSARVVVEKPIGYDGKTAAQINDAVAEFFTEQQIYRIDHYLGKETVQNLMALRFTNVIFEQLWDAKSIDHVQISISETVGLEGRAGFYDGAGALRDMVQNHLLQLLCLVAMESPNKLDANSIRAEKLKVLEALRPLVGEDVEKHTVRGQYVAGAHGDDLVPGYLEELGAPHSNTETFVAIKAQIDNWRWSKVPFYLRTGKRLRSRSAEIVIQFKDVSHHVYDDSVGALAPNKLIIRLQPNENIKLTMMTKDLSSLETKLKPVSLNLDFSDTYEDFKSDAYKRLLLDVAANNPALFIHRDEVDCAWGWIDPIIEQWVKTDHSPDLYRAGSWGPSAADKLILDDGRRWYCGGER, encoded by the coding sequence ATGGCGAAAGTAGAGGCGTTTGACATAGTAATCTTCGGCGGCTGCGGCGATCTGTCGCTACGCAAGCTGATGCCGGCACTATACCGAGGCTACCTGGAGGGAAGCTATAGCGATGATTGTCGCATTGTTCCCACCTGCCGTAATAAAAAAGATGTGGACGGCTTCACGACGACATTGACGGTGGCGTTGAAGCAACATCTTTCAGCCGATGAGTACAACGAGGCACTGGTTGAGAAGTTCATTGCGTTGGTGAGGCCCTGTGTGGTCGATATCACCAAGCATGATAAGCACTGGCAAGGGCTGGCCGACACGCTCTCTGCGGCGGATCATCAGTCGCGTATTTTCTATATGGCCGTTGCGCCAGCGATCTACGGGGTGGCTTGTAAGCATCTGTCGAAGCAAGGCTTGATTAATGACAGTGCCCGTGTGGTGGTGGAAAAGCCGATCGGTTATGACGGCAAAACGGCGGCGCAGATTAACGATGCGGTGGCGGAGTTTTTTACGGAACAGCAGATTTATCGTATCGACCATTACCTTGGTAAAGAGACGGTACAGAACCTGATGGCGCTACGATTCACTAATGTGATTTTTGAGCAGCTGTGGGATGCGAAGTCGATCGATCATGTGCAGATCAGTATTTCAGAGACGGTGGGCTTAGAGGGGCGAGCTGGCTTTTACGACGGCGCGGGTGCGTTGCGTGACATGGTGCAAAACCACCTGTTGCAGCTACTGTGCTTGGTCGCAATGGAGTCGCCGAACAAGCTGGATGCCAATAGTATTCGAGCAGAGAAACTCAAAGTGTTAGAAGCTCTTCGGCCACTGGTTGGTGAGGATGTAGAAAAGCATACTGTTCGTGGTCAGTATGTGGCGGGGGCACACGGTGATGACCTAGTCCCTGGCTATTTGGAGGAGCTCGGAGCACCGCATAGCAATACTGAGACCTTTGTAGCCATCAAAGCCCAAATCGATAACTGGCGCTGGTCGAAGGTACCGTTCTACTTGCGTACGGGAAAGCGTTTACGTAGCCGCAGTGCAGAGATTGTTATTCAGTTTAAAGATGTCTCGCACCATGTTTATGATGATTCGGTAGGTGCACTTGCGCCGAACAAGCTGATTATTCGTCTGCAGCCGAATGAGAATATTAAGCTGACTATGATGACTAAAGACCTGTCGAGCCTCGAGACCAAGCTTAAGCCTGTCAGTCTTAACTTAGATTTCTCCGATACCTACGAGGACTTTAAGAGTGATGCTTATAAGCGTTTGTTGCTTGATGTGGCAGCGAACAATCCCGCGCTATTTATTCATCGTGATGAGGTTGATTGTGCCTGGGGCTGGATTGACCCAATCATCGAGCAATGGGTGAAAACAGACCATAGCCCAGATCTTTATCGTGCCGGTAGTTGGGGCCCGAGCGCCGCCGACAAGTTGATACTCGATGATGGTCGACGCTGGTACTGCGGTGGAGAACGTTAA